The following nucleotide sequence is from Takifugu flavidus isolate HTHZ2018 chromosome 4, ASM371156v2, whole genome shotgun sequence.
TTtgaactgtgtttgtgtgctgagcTGCTCCCTTTAAAAGGGACGGAGGAATTCCTGAAGTGCGTTCCGTTTTCTCGGAGGTGGGGAGGAAATTAGAAGACGTGGAATGAAAGTGGTGAAGAGACCTTAGTATCcatggagggagaggaagagagggaagggtaggagaaagagagaggacaCGTAGAGGGGGGACATTGGCCCGAGGCAGAGAGCTCCTGGAGCACCTTCCTCCAGGAGACTCAAAGAACAAATCCTACCCCACCtacctgtgggggggggtgccaaGGCCGTCCCGGCTCCAAATAGTTGCACCAGCCTGACCTCAGTGATGGCTGCTGAGATACGTCAGCGGCCCCGTGAGCTGCGGCGCCTGAGTGCTCACACCTTCATAATAAACACACTCCATCAGCCGTCCGGGCCAACCACGCCGCCCCGGCCCGGCCTGTTAATTATAGATGTACGTTAAATTACTTTCATTACCTCGCCCGCTCAGTGGACGGGACACAGACAGGAGTGATCGATGGAAAACACCTCTCTAAACCTCCCCCAGAGGCAAAGGACCTGTTTTACTTTGACTTTCGGGACCGTTTTCTGATCCTGGACTTTCGGGACCGTTTTCTGATCCTGGACTTTCTGTCCCCCTCATCTGTTTGTCTTTATTCTTCCCTAAAGTGATTTTAGTCTGGGGAAAATGTCCAAAtactgttttttaaatgtagtaaGAATTTAAAGGAATGATGTTCTAGTCGGTCCATGGATCGATGGAAATGTGTCATCGGTGTGACGGCGATATTTAACATATTTGTTTCATGTATTCTTGCTCAAAGGATGCACATATATGAAAAATATGCAGGGCCAAGGAGGATTCCCTGAGGAACGCCATCTTCAATAGGAAAACGACAGCATGACGCCGACAAAAATACCTCAACCAGATGGTAAGAAGCCAAAATGAGCCTCATCCCAGCAGACTCGAGGTGAGCAAAGCACTTCCTGGACTGTTTCTGAGCAACAGACGGGGAATTAAATTGATTCTTATTGTTAGTTCAATAGAACCCAAAGAAAACTGAACTTGATTTAAAGGGTCATAAGGGGGGGTCAACACTAAACTTGGTTAAATGTTACAACTTTCATGACAACATGTAGAAGAACACTTACACTCGGACAGTGACACATGAATCTCTGCTTTGGTCCTCAGGACCTCAGGACCACCCTACTGAGCATGTGCTGATGAGCAACGCTTCACATTGGAAGTCCGTATTTGATTTGTAATCTTTGCTCCTTTATTTCCAGTGTTGACTGACGCTGCTCGGCCCGCTGGGAGCAGCGTCCCCCCCTCGCTTGTGTAAGGCCGCTCCAGACCCATCAGGTCAGGCCCCCACTGTAAACAAACTAGATCGGCCTCGCGCCGACGCAAAGGTCGCGAGAGCAGCGACTCTTATCTGGGCTGGATGAGCAAGAGCACACAATGGTACCGTTCCTTAGGAAACTGGTTTTACAGCGTTTCCATCTGCAGCTCGGGGCCAGTGTGTACTTTAGAACAGCAGGGCTCATTAACAAATGAGTACTTCTGGTTTCAAGGATCCCGTTGGACCATTTGGAAAATAACTTCCCAAGTGTTGATTCTTCCAAAATGTAACCTTTTGTTAGCAGCAACCagaccaaataaataaataaatgtgaaaatctgtgtttttccatttttttccaatttaCTAGGGCCCTCATTTAGCGACACTAATGGGATGCACGCAGCCAACAACAGGAGTCTGGAACGCCTTGACCTTTGCTGATGTGCTCGTCTCTGACATTTCCAAACTTGCAACTGTTTGGAGGATGTCCACAACACGTTTAAGACATAAGACATGTTCAAACCCCTCAGTGAGCcacatttcctttatttaacagAATCAGTTGAGTTTGACACTTTTTTAAGATCTAAAGGACATACAGATGCACACAGGTGTACATTTTGGCCGTACCTATAAAGGGAATGTGTTATTACGCACTATTAAAGCTGCCACCACTGTGAAACAGGAAGACGATCCTCTGTTAACCAcacacaggttaaaaaaaatggcaggCAAACATAGGAAGCTGTATTTTACTGACATGACCCTATGAATATTATCATACAGTGCAAACAAAATTATTAATAAATAATTCCATGACGGCTCGCTGTTTTGCCTCCAAAAATGTGCCTCTAAGTGTTTGGTATTTAAGGCGTTGCACCAGATGAGGACACAGGCAAGTCTCATCTGTATCTGCTGAAGTTCATTTGTGTCCCTTGTGGGCTTCCATACTTCATGAGGGGACATGCAAACGAAGCCCATTCGGCATAAAATCtattatttcttcatttttaattcCATTTGCAGGTTTGACTGGAGTCTTTGGCATATTAGCATAAATATCTGAAAACAGGATTTAAGGGAACAAGAAGAAACTGTTACATTTCTGAAGGCTTAGAAAtcagttgtttattttttaacttaCTGTCTACAACCGAACACTGACTAAAGGCTGGATGTAACCAGTTAATCCATACATTTGCCTGCAGTTACATCTGAGCAAATGATCACTGAGGTCAACAGGAGAGATTGGAACACGTTATGGATCCGAACCAGTTAGTAAGTTGCTGGCTGTGACTCAGGCGAGGTAGTTAGGATGATTTGACTGTAAGAGTTTCTTCTTATTGAGACTTAAAGCAGGTGGACGTGTAGAAAAATAGGTTTCATTGTCAAAAACAGACGGATCAATCGAGCTCCATCGACATCTGCAGCGTTAAAAGTTGCAGGCTGGTGTCCAAACTGCTGGAATAAAGCATTAATCACGTTATTTACGTACGGCGTAGACCCTCAGAACAGACTGAGATGGGCCCGGGAGGACGCTGAGGCGTCGATAACAGACATCTCCATCATCAATAGTTGTTCAATAAAACAAGAACTTGGGATAACCCTCTGTTCTGGCTGCAGGTGCACGTGCGAATGCATCCAACCGAAAGTGACAGTACGCCCGGACATTGTTAGCGTGATATCGCTAGCAAGTCTTAGAGCTTCTTGTCTTGCTTTCATGTTTGATAAAACACCAAAACATGATTTTTAAAGAGGACAATTGATTCCCGCATTACTGATCTCCTGTGGCCGTTTCAGCGTTGGGCTCAGCTGGTTCTGTCACATTCTCGCTGTCCTGTTTTGTCACCTGATCCGGGTTCTCCGAGTTTTTCCGGTTCTGCTCGAGGTCTATTGTTGCTTCCTCTGGACACACCTGGTGGTAGTTGTAGATGTTCATGACAAGGAGGAAGATGCCACCGGTCAGGATCACGGTGCCACACATGAAGAAAAGGTACTTGTAGTCCTGGAGAACATCCACCAGGAACCCTGCGACGTGAGAAAAGCAGGCATGGAAAAAGGCATCggatttttgttgtgtttaacaaacaaacatgttctCCATCACAACAGACGGAACCCAACATTTCCTCATTCACAAACGTCTGCGAGCACGACTAAACCCAGATTTGGCTTTGGCGCATCTGTGAGAGACGGTGAAATCGACCGCGGGCCAAGTTGAAAGCAGCCATTTTGGAAatgacggtggtggtggtggtgggggggggggggggggggggctgtcctgGCTCTACCTGCGTCTCCGAGAAGGCAATTTGGAACGCTGCCGCTGAGACGAATCAGAGGAGAAGCCCATTCCCGGAGCCGTAAACATCGAAACTGCCGCCGCAGCAAGTGACAAATGCAGTTTGGATCAGATATAAACATCCAGGAGTTCTAGCCAACCCAGGTCGGCacactgcctgtctgtctgcctgtctgtctgcctgtctgtctgcctgcctgtctgactgcctgtctgtctgcctgcctgcctgcctgcctgtctgcctgcctgtctgcctgcctgtctgcctgcctgtctgtctgtctgcctgcctgcctgtctgcctgcctgtctgtctgcctgcctgcttgcctgcctgtctgcctgcctgtctgcctgcctgtctgtctgcctgcctgcctgcctgcctgcctgtctgcctgcctgcctgcctgtaaCACTTTAAAGTGTGGGCTTCAGCACCCTAACAGAAACCACGGTGTGTATGCAGGAGGCGTCCCTCCGTATTTGGATCAGTTTCAAGTCTAAACTCTTCTGCGTCGTCTGATGGATGCCTCTCCTCTGACACGTGCACACCAAAGACCATCACTCTCATTAAGCCGCTCCTTGATTGGCTGAGCAGTAATTAAGTCCATCTGGTAAAAtcacccttttttcccctcttctaaTGTATTCAGAGCTTAATTATAGCCCAGGTACAAGACTTTAATGACGAGAGTTTAAACTGAGCATCATTTAACACCCAAAGCTAAAGGCTAATTACACCCACTTACTGCACTTCTGCCTAATTGGACTGACTCGGTGGTGTGAGGGTAGTAACAAGTGCAGACGTAAAGATTGAGGCCTCTGGAGGATGCAGACGTGCACAGATGCACTTATTTATCCTTTTAAAACTGCCTCAGAACAGTGTCACACAAGACAAACTCTGGGCCCATAAATATTCACCTCATTAAAACCAAATGAAGGAGATGTTAGCAGAGGGACACAGAGTCGCTGCACCGGCGTTTAAATGTATTCATCCAGAGACGTAAACTGGCCGTTTGGACCATTTTAAGAGCAAAAGCCCCAATCTTATCTTCATTAAAGCACCCTTTTCTCatggttttgtctttttaaccCTTTAGATGGTCTTTGTATTCATTTTTCCAATAAATGTATTACCAAATTAGCCCCGCTCCATCTTCTCCCCACTTGCACCTGGAACCTTTCACAGTAAAATGCAGTTGTTCCCATAAAAGACGCCTTCAGAAACGTAATTGTAAGGAAAGAGGAGGGACAGTCAGGACTCTAAACTTGGGTTTACCTGCAGCAGGCGGGCCCACAAGTACCGGGAAGCATTCGATGATGGTGACCAGTCCAACAGCGCTGGGGAAGCGCTGGATTCCTATCAGGTCCAGCAGACATTCAAATATCAGTGCGAAGACCATGCCAAAGCTCCACCCAAAGAGGATGGCGTAGACCACCAGGTAGAAGTAACCCTTCAGCAGGGGGCACAACAAGTGGGAGAGTCCGTTTAAAATGACAGCGAAGCTGAACAGGTACTGGATTCTAAGCCTGATCCACTTGCAGCTGGCCAACAGGCCTGTAGCCGGCCGGGTAAATATGTCCACGAAGCCCACGATGGAGAGCAGGAAGGCAGCAGAATAGTCATCCACCCCCTGAGTGATGGCATATTCTGCCAGGAACAGAAAGGGAGCGTAGGCACCGAAGAAGAACATCACGTTTCCAATTATGTATATGACGAAACCTCGATCCTTGAAAATGGACAGGTCCATGAAGGTCTGAACGTTCTTCACGCAGCTGCGGAAACCTgtctttttctccatctctttctgctCACCAGCGAGGGACCTTACAGGTGGAGAACCAGCGGGTCTCATCAGGGCCCCGGCGACACAGGAATTGAGCATCAGCCCTCCGATAATGAGTAAACTGCCTCTCCAGCCGAACATGTTGAGTAAATATTGGTTAAGGGGGGCCAGGCCACACAGGAACACGGGGCTGCCCGCCATAGCTAGCCCATTAGCTAAAGGACGCCTGACGAGGAAGTACttgctgatgatggtgacagACGCGTTGAGATTGAAGGCCAGTCCACAGCCTGTGTGAatacagcaaaagaaaagacattaCCACAAACTccaaatggtggtggtggtggtgggaggggggctcAAATTAAATCAGAGCTGATCCTGCACGCTGCTCATTAAGGCTCGATCTCATTTGACTTTTTCCCGCTAAGATCTCATTTGGAGCAGAGCTAAACTAGAGTGAATTAGTAGTGCATCCACTCGGCTGTCTGCTTATCCAAATATTTAGCATCAACTTGTGTTGCATGCAATTGAGCAAACAAGCATTTAAAAAgcctctttttatttcctttatgaACGTGAGTTCAGAAGGTCTGTCTGAAGTTTGCCGACGCACTTTCGTTTTCATCGGCGTGTCCAAATTTTCACAGGAAATTCACGTTAGCGTAGCTGTTCGGAGAGAGACGGGGGTGAGGCACAAAACTAGCGCGGTGAAGTACGATAAAGTGCACCCTTCAGatacaaaaatgcatcaaaacacgGCCTTCAAATGCACCGTGTCGACACTACAGGATGGCTGAAAGCGTCTGGATGGTGCTGGGAGGAAAAAGCGCAGGTGGAACCTGTGTATTAAGAATGGCCTGCGATGAATCATGACTCCTCGGTAAACTAGCCGAACAAGGGCAGAGTGGGAGCCCGGCCACGTGTTGACCAGCAGCCACTAGCTGGGACCATTAATCCTTCCTGGGAGTCCTTGGCAGGTTAATGAGCCCCGTGCGACGAGCACGATGGGAGCCTGCAGTGAAGAACGGAAGGCCACAGAAGACCACGCTCGCTAAGATCAGCGACCAGTCTGCTGTAATTACCACCCAGGTTCTGACCCTCCAAAAGCACCTCAGGAGTTGGGGCAGATGCTCTACGtcctgtgaaaacacacacccatctgAAAAAAGGACACCGACCCGACAACCTAGAAACTCCACTCCTGCTCAAGGTTACTCGCTACGTAAACATCTAAAGTCAAATCCTGTACCTCCGATGATGCCcacaaataaatacaggaaACTGATGGACGTGGCCAGGGAGGCTGCCGCCACGGACAGGCCGGACATCAGGCCGCccaccatgacaacagtgcgGCATCCATAGCGATTGACCAGTAGGCTGCTCACTGGACCTGAACACACAGAGGGAAATATTAGAGAAACAGTCGTTAGCACGGTCAAACCAAGGTTAGGGGAACGCCGCAGGTGTGATCGCAGGACGTAGGAATCCCCCCTCATAACAAATAACCAGCCCTTCGAACGCCATCACTCTCCCTTTCATTCAGAACCTCCAGAGTCTGCAGCAGAGGGAACTTTTGGGTTATTTGAATATGTATGAATTCTTCTCATTTGATTCAGAAGTCCAAGAGACCATCAGTCAAACTAAAACCCAGCCACTCCCAAAGGCAGGAAGGGAAACCAGGCACGGCaacaatgaaaaaacaaactgaattCAAGCATTCAAGTTTATTTGGTTGCTCTAAATAGGAAAATGTTTTTAAGAACCGTCCTTGGCCTCGGGAGGAAGATAAATAAGGAAGACGGCTGTTTGATGGTGGATTGTATGACTGTAAATGGGCAGGCTGTTAGATTGCTGCACCAGCGTTTACCACAGTAAAATAAGAGCTTTTTTGGAACCACAACAAACAATGAAAGCACACGattcaaatgtttttaattaataaacaaAGCCAGCGGAGTTACAGGAATTTCTCCACGTGtcgtttctcttttatttaagTCTTGTTTCATTCGAAATACGTAGTTTAGGCAAATGCTCAAATAACCTATTTTAAGGAATCTTCAAACCTAAAAGTGCGTCCCGTAAACAGCCGGATCAGGTGACCGAGCGATCATGTGACTGTGCCTGTCTGCTTCCGGTCTATGTTTAATACTTATTTACAGACGCCGCAGGAAATTCGAATCTCCACTTGGGCCGGATGGAAAAACCTGCTCGCTAATTGTCGGAAGCATCTCTTTACTTCCTGTGCGTCCCCCCCCAGCTTGATAGAAAACCTCAAACGAGCAAACGAACTCATGGTGCTCCACGGAAAACAAGTCTGTGTAGCTCCTCTCCGACTGTATAGGTGCCGTTTGAATTCGCCCGCCGACAAACTGCTTGTTTATGCAGTCAAACGTGCGCCTGCCGAGGTCAAAGATGGATCATCTGTGGCCCTGCAGCGGTGTCACGACAGGCCAGCTCCAACAATGCCAACGTTTCCGCCTCCATTACAACTTTATCATTTGCGCTCCTGGATCAGAGGTGCTCCGGAGAGGCTGTCGCGTGTCTCCCCGGGGGCCGGCGCCACACTCGTGCGCGCGGAGCCACACTCTTGCGCGCGGGGCCTCGCGCTCTGATAGATTCCTCCCGTCTCCACTCCGCTGACATTGCCGTAGCCTCGCCAAGGACGGCGTGATAAAGCCGTCTGCCTGAGCGGCGGCGAGAGGAGATATTTCACCAGCGAGGCCTCCTCGGTtgcacatcctgttgtcccgtAACCTTGGAAAAACAACTGTTATCACGCAACGCCTCCGCGGCACTTAGTCCTGCCATAAATCGCGTCACCTCCGGAGCCTGAACGCAACGCGACTGAGACGCGTCCATTTCCTCCGTATTAGAACATTTAGATTCATGTTTAAAAGAGGTGTGGGGCAAATAACACCCTTTATCGGGTGATTATGCCGACACCTGTAATTGAATTTCCCAAAAAAGAGCTTTGGTAGCGCGTTGGTTAAAACCTGACTTTATGTAGGTCGATGAATAAATGATGCCAGAGCATTTCTTTGTATCATGGAGGACCTGAATGTAGCATATCGCAGTGACGCAATGCCAACTCGATGCACTTTTTGTCTGCATAATTCCCAAATTGAATGAAAACTGTGTTTGGTTTGGGGTTGTTTTGCATTAATCCCTTCACGCAGCATCAGAACTAAAAGCCGTCAATGATCAGTTAGTGATTAAAGTCTCGTTTGGAGTGTGAATGAGTGGAAACCATCAAAGAacttaatgttttgttttttttctttccgtgCTCCTGAGCTCGACCGCACGCTTCATCATCACGGAACAATTAACACACTCTTTGTTCTGGAACCTGTCAGACAGTCTCATCTGACAAACACGCACCCTGGAGAAAGTTGCATCATTGTCATTCAGATCTGCGTGAGTTTATAGCACCATGGTGCCTTTAACATAAACACTTTGTGACCTTTCGCATTTAAAGCCATTATATATCAGTCATTGGTGCCAACCATGAGTATAGGCCGTGCAGTTAATGCAGCGTAGAAGACACTATTctactttttgttttttttgtcccaCATGAGCAGCGTGTCTTTCTCATCTGATTGGCTCGACTCCGGGGCCCCTCAATCAGGGGTCAAAAACGAACAAAGGATTCATGCTCCCATGATGCCGCAGCAAATGTGCATGCAAATGCGGTTGTGGAGCGTTTCCAAGTGCACTTTAATGGTCTTGATGCGTTCACTCTGAGACCTACAGACAACATTCCCAAAGTCAGACTAAAAAACTAACCCCCACCCTTGGCCCATCCcccaacaaatgctggacttTGGAACAAAAATCTGTTTGACTTACCTCCCCCGTACACAGCAGCCAGCATGACAGAGGAAATCAATGCTATTTCACTAAAACTGGTGCCCAGATCATCCTGGATCTCCTTGAAGAAAATGGACAGGGCTTTGGGCAGGCTGTAGGCGAACCCAATGGAAATGTGTGCCCCAAAGACCACGACCCAGCCCCAACCGCCATCAATGGGTTTGAAGGCCACTGGATCCTCTGGAGCAGAGGCCATGATCCTGTTGAGaatgaaaatgcagctttatttCTGCACCTTCGATGAGGCCGAAACGCTGTTGAATAAAAAGCCACTTTGATCCTATTCAAATCTCTCCCGTCAGCTGTTGAACTTCATTGCAAAGACGAGTTTGAGCGCCTTTGCCTCCCGAGGACGCGAGCTTGTGAGCGCGTatgtgctgcagctccttgTTGACAAAGGTGAGGCAGCGGGAGCACAAGTTTCGGTCGACTCCGCACGCAGAGGCTCGAGACAGAAAAGTCATTTCAAACCCCCGCAGAAGTGCCTGACCACTCCAGAGTACTCAAGGAGGAACCTCTAATTCATGGAGGAACTCCCGGGAATGCTGCACGCTGCTGCCGGGATGGGGGGTGGTGTAAAGGCCAGCTGTGCGGGCCGGAGCGTGACCTGCTGGAGAGGTCACGCTCCGGCCCGCTGCAGCACCATCAAACTCCTGCATTTATCCGTTTCCCCCAGTCAGAAAGTGAAGCGCACGTACCTCTCAGTCAGCCGCTCAGCCTGTTTGTGGCTCAG
It contains:
- the LOC130524837 gene encoding monocarboxylate transporter 2-like yields the protein MASAPEDPVAFKPIDGGWGWVVVFGAHISIGFAYSLPKALSIFFKEIQDDLGTSFSEIALISSVMLAAVYGGGPVSSLLVNRYGCRTVVMVGGLMSGLSVAAASLATSISFLYLFVGIIGGCGLAFNLNASVTIISKYFLVRRPLANGLAMAGSPVFLCGLAPLNQYLLNMFGWRGSLLIIGGLMLNSCVAGALMRPAGSPPVRSLAGEQKEMEKKTGFRSCVKNVQTFMDLSIFKDRGFVIYIIGNVMFFFGAYAPFLFLAEYAITQGVDDYSAAFLLSIVGFVDIFTRPATGLLASCKWIRLRIQYLFSFAVILNGLSHLLCPLLKGYFYLVVYAILFGWSFGMVFALIFECLLDLIGIQRFPSAVGLVTIIECFPVLVGPPAAGFLVDVLQDYKYLFFMCGTVILTGGIFLLVMNIYNYHQVCPEEATIDLEQNRKNSENPDQVTKQDSENVTEPAEPNAETATGDQ